The proteins below come from a single candidate division WOR-3 bacterium genomic window:
- a CDS encoding DUF6485 family protein, translating to MMSRECRVVRNKQYCPCTYETCGRRGRCCECIAYHRQQNELPACYFPRSVEKTYDRSIRKFIECHTIKRYDE from the coding sequence ATGATGAGCCGAGAATGTCGTGTGGTCAGAAATAAGCAATATTGTCCATGTACTTATGAAACCTGTGGACGACGTGGTCGCTGCTGTGAATGTATTGCCTATCACCGCCAGCAGAATGAATTACCAGCCTGTTATTTTCCACGCAGTGTTGAAAAAACTTACGATCGATCAATAAGAAAATTTATTGAATGTCACACCATTAAGCGCTATGACGAATAA
- the gcvPB gene encoding aminomethyl-transferring glycine dehydrogenase subunit GcvPB: protein MTNKLEPLIFEYSRPNRKAYSLPALDVEFKVDDMPSEELRTELNLPEVSEVDLVRHFIKLSVLNHHVDKDFYPLGSCTMKYNPKINEDIAGLEGFSLIHPLQPEETVQGSLALMYELGQYLCEISGMDAISLQPAAGAQGELTSIMIARKYYDERREQRKKVLVPDSAHGTNPASVNLAGFTAIEIKSNSQGLVDLEDLSKKLDSEVACLMLTVPNTLGLFERDLAKIIDLCHNKGALVYLDGANMNAYLGYFRPGDAGFDFVHFNLHKTFSTPHGGGGPGAGPVGVKKFLAKYLPVPVIEKQFDDQNHQYYTLNYDYPESIGKVLAFYGNFLVMVKAYSYIRILGARGLKEVAKCAVINANYIRKSLEDYYHLPYNDICMHECVFSSINFREYGVRALDIAKRLLDYGLHAPTIYFPLIVPEALMIEPTETESKESIDRFINAMIEIAHEARENSQLLKGAPWNTPVRRLDEVRASRELNVRFIKQ, encoded by the coding sequence ATGACGAATAAGCTGGAGCCATTAATATTTGAATATTCAAGGCCGAACCGAAAGGCATATTCGTTACCGGCACTTGATGTTGAATTTAAAGTAGATGATATGCCCAGCGAAGAATTACGCACGGAGCTAAATTTACCTGAAGTTTCCGAAGTTGATCTTGTAAGGCATTTTATAAAACTTTCCGTTTTGAATCATCATGTGGATAAAGACTTCTATCCGTTAGGTTCCTGTACGATGAAATATAATCCTAAGATTAATGAAGATATCGCTGGTCTTGAAGGTTTCAGCTTAATTCATCCGTTACAACCCGAAGAAACGGTTCAAGGTTCATTGGCTTTAATGTATGAATTAGGACAATACCTTTGTGAAATTTCCGGAATGGATGCGATTTCATTACAGCCAGCCGCTGGGGCTCAAGGAGAATTGACAAGTATAATGATTGCACGAAAATATTATGATGAACGCCGAGAACAACGTAAGAAAGTTCTTGTTCCCGATTCTGCACATGGGACCAATCCAGCATCAGTGAATCTGGCCGGTTTTACAGCTATCGAAATAAAATCAAACAGCCAAGGTCTGGTTGATTTAGAAGACTTAAGCAAAAAGCTAGATAGCGAAGTTGCCTGTTTAATGCTTACCGTTCCTAACACGTTAGGACTTTTTGAGCGGGATCTCGCCAAAATTATTGATTTGTGTCACAATAAAGGTGCACTAGTTTACTTAGATGGTGCGAATATGAATGCATATCTAGGTTACTTTCGTCCAGGTGATGCTGGGTTTGACTTTGTACACTTCAATTTGCACAAAACTTTTTCAACACCTCACGGTGGCGGTGGACCGGGAGCTGGGCCGGTAGGAGTAAAGAAATTTTTGGCAAAGTATTTGCCTGTTCCGGTAATTGAGAAACAGTTTGACGACCAAAATCACCAATATTATACATTAAACTATGATTATCCTGAGAGTATTGGGAAAGTATTAGCTTTTTATGGTAACTTTTTAGTTATGGTGAAAGCTTACAGTTATATACGAATACTTGGAGCAAGGGGATTAAAAGAAGTTGCTAAATGCGCGGTAATAAATGCCAATTATATCCGTAAATCCTTAGAAGATTATTATCACTTGCCCTATAATGATATTTGTATGCACGAATGTGTATTTTCTAGTATAAATTTTCGTGAATATGGTGTTAGAGCATTGGACATTGCCAAAAGACTATTGGACTATGGTCTTCATGCGCCGACTATATATTTTCCCTTAATCGTTCCAGAAGCACTAATGATTGAGCCGACAGAGACTGAATCAAAAGAATCTATCGACCGATTTATTAATGCAATGATCGAAATTGCACACGAAGCTCGTGAAAATTCTCAACTCCTAAAAGGAGCACCTTGGAATACTCCGGTTCGTCGATTAGATGAGGTTAGAGCGTCACGGGAGTTAAATGTTAGATTTATAAAACAATGA